The Candidatus Woesearchaeota archaeon genome contains a region encoding:
- a CDS encoding S-layer protein: MFIVEKNKNEILSLPAKEISARDSRHLSSELAVKILNLLSAKEMYVIEISKALKVNEQKVYYHVRKLEKAGIVKVVKSESKQGALAKYYALEEPSFVVKFRDFENSPNMLHLGGESPFFEPFIKDGQLDAFFIVGSPDPHGPDKARSRDGYYAVDFALFLGTFLNYVPSFTVKLDTEVKDEDLKENLILIGGPVTNRIVKEVNPKLPVRFEKKDVWSVYSTLSGKSYSNDEIGIIVKAKNPFNPGKSILILAGRRYSGTRRKGCGRG, translated from the coding sequence ATGTTCATAGTTGAGAAAAACAAGAATGAGATTCTTTCCCTCCCTGCAAAGGAGATAAGCGCAAGGGATTCCAGGCATCTTTCATCTGAGCTTGCTGTAAAAATCCTGAATCTTCTCTCAGCAAAAGAGATGTATGTCATTGAGATTTCCAAAGCGCTGAAGGTGAATGAGCAGAAGGTGTATTACCACGTCAGAAAGCTTGAAAAGGCAGGCATTGTGAAAGTTGTGAAAAGCGAAAGCAAGCAGGGCGCTCTTGCAAAATACTATGCTCTTGAGGAGCCTTCTTTTGTAGTCAAGTTCCGGGATTTTGAGAACAGCCCGAACATGCTTCACCTTGGGGGAGAAAGCCCTTTTTTTGAGCCCTTCATAAAGGATGGGCAGCTGGATGCTTTCTTCATTGTGGGAAGCCCTGACCCCCACGGCCCTGACAAGGCGCGCTCAAGGGACGGATATTATGCAGTTGACTTTGCGCTTTTCCTTGGAACCTTTCTCAATTATGTGCCCTCATTTACTGTAAAGCTCGATACTGAAGTAAAGGATGAGGACCTTAAGGAGAATCTTATACTGATAGGAGGTCCTGTGACAAACAGGATTGTGAAGGAGGTAAATCCAAAGCTTCCTGTGAGATTTGAGAAAAAGGATGTGTGGAGCGTTTATTCAACCCTTTCAGGCAAATCATACTCAAATGACGAGATCGGGATAATTGTCAAGGCGAAGAACCCGTTTAACCCCGGAAAAAGCATTCTTATCCTTGCAGGGAGAAGGTATTCTGGGACAAGGCGCAAAGGTTGTGGAAGGGGTTGA
- a CDS encoding DUF4013 domain-containing protein, with protein sequence MVDYISAIKRPFSDFRNLIIGILLGIIPIVNLFVSGYVLTAGNLSLKKKLGLPEWVDWGNLFIRGLCSIFISIIYLIPALAVFSAAAAIFIAKVSYLFDIAGVVDASGLTPEIIREVVKLIPVPLSAAFAVLFILAVYVMPSAWLKYAKDWKIREAFRIKEVFRRAFSAKYFLTSVFTGIYSAIISVLLSMIFYSATGFLEMLSSSIYSMTAGITSITAFAMVFCEDKKTEKSTVKHVVKKAKKRK encoded by the coding sequence ATGGTTGATTATATCAGCGCAATTAAGCGCCCTTTTTCAGATTTCAGGAATCTGATAATCGGGATTCTTCTCGGAATCATTCCCATTGTGAACCTTTTTGTCTCGGGCTACGTTCTTACCGCAGGAAACCTTTCGCTCAAGAAAAAGCTTGGGCTTCCAGAATGGGTTGACTGGGGAAATCTCTTCATAAGGGGGCTTTGCTCCATTTTTATATCCATAATTTACCTGATTCCTGCTCTTGCTGTTTTTTCAGCTGCAGCAGCGATATTCATTGCAAAGGTTTCATACCTGTTTGACATTGCAGGAGTAGTTGACGCATCAGGATTGACTCCTGAAATCATAAGGGAAGTGGTTAAGTTAATTCCAGTCCCCCTCTCTGCTGCTTTTGCAGTGCTCTTCATTCTTGCAGTGTATGTCATGCCTTCAGCATGGCTGAAATATGCAAAGGACTGGAAGATAAGGGAAGCATTCAGGATAAAAGAGGTTTTCAGGAGGGCTTTTTCAGCAAAGTATTTTCTGACATCAGTTTTCACAGGGATTTACAGCGCCATTATTTCAGTGCTTCTTTCCATGATTTTTTACAGCGCAACAGGTTTCCTTGAAATGCTGTCCTCTTCAATTTATTCAATGACTGCGGGGATAACATCGATTACTGCATTTGCAATGGTTTTCTGCGAGGATAAGAAAACTGAAAAAAGCACTGTTAAGCATGTGGTAAAAAAGGCAAAGAAGAGGAAATAA